A window of the Oryza brachyantha chromosome 5, ObraRS2, whole genome shotgun sequence genome harbors these coding sequences:
- the LOC102720521 gene encoding GDSL esterase/lipase At1g54790 isoform X2, with the protein MGSLLVMLDFVDAMDMPFLNAYLDSVGAPNLRAGVNFAQAGCSITPATATSVSPFSFGLQIKQFLAFKDKVTKLLSKGDRYRRYIPQVDYFSHGLYMFDVGQNDLAGEFYWKSEDQVAASIPTILLEFETGLKKLYEQGARKFWIHNTGPLGCLPQNVAFFGKDPSQLDELHCVAKHNRVAKLFNLQLHALCTKLRGELAGSSITYVDIYTIKYSLIANYSRYGFENPIQACCGYGGPPLNYDSKVPCGQTVSLDGNLVTAKGCKDSTEFVNWDGIHYTEAANFHIASQILTGRYADPPFADKMPFLIKPKF; encoded by the exons ATGGGGTCACTGTTGGTTATGCTTGACTTCG TGGATGCGATGGATATGCCGTTCCtcaatgcatatttggatTCTGTTGGTGCACCTAACTTACGCGCGGGCGTTAATTTTGCTCAAGCTGGCTGTTCAATTACTCCAGCAACTGCAACATCCGTCAGtccattttcctttggtcttcAGATTAAGCAATTCCTTGCATTCAAGGACAAAGTTACTAAGCTTCTATCTAAAG GAGATAGGTACAGAAGATATATTCCTCAGGTGGATTACTTTTCACATGGACTTTACATGTTTGATGTAGGTCAAAATGACCTTGCTGGTGAATTCTACTGGAAATCAGAGGACCAAGTTGCCGCATCCATTCCAACTATTTTGTTAGAATTTGAAACTGGGCTCAAG AAATTATACGAGCAAGGTGCCAGGAAATTCTGGATTCACAACACAGGTCCTCTTGGCTGCTTACCTCAAAACGTAGCTTTTTTTGGCAAAGACCCATCCCAGCTGGATGAACTTCATTGTGTAGCAAAGCACAATCGTGTTGCAAAGCTTTTCAACTTACAGCTGCATGCACTTTGTACAAAGTTAAGAGGTGAACTCGCTGGGTCTAGCATCACTTATGTTGACATCTACACCATCAAGTACAGCCTGATCGCTAATTACTCTCGTTATG GGTTCGAGAATCCCATCCAAGCATGCTGTGGATATGGCGGACCACCCTTGAACTACGACAGTAAAGTACCTTGTGGACAGACAGTGTCTCTGGATGGTAATCTTGTAACGGCAAAAGGGTGCAAGGACAGCACAGAATTTGTCAACTGGGATGGAATACATTACACGGAAGCTGCAAATTTCCACATCGCATCGCAGATTCTTACAGGGAGATACGCTGACCCTCCATTTGCTGACAAGATGCCGTTCCTCATAAAACCGAAGTTCTAA
- the LOC102720521 gene encoding GDSL esterase/lipase At1g54790 isoform X1 has product MPRPPPAAATVALLFAAAALCLSGGGRAAEASSEFNYPAVFNFGDSNSDTGGRVAAGFESIAPPYGSTFFGAPSGRFCDGRLIIDFLMDAMDMPFLNAYLDSVGAPNLRAGVNFAQAGCSITPATATSVSPFSFGLQIKQFLAFKDKVTKLLSKGDRYRRYIPQVDYFSHGLYMFDVGQNDLAGEFYWKSEDQVAASIPTILLEFETGLKKLYEQGARKFWIHNTGPLGCLPQNVAFFGKDPSQLDELHCVAKHNRVAKLFNLQLHALCTKLRGELAGSSITYVDIYTIKYSLIANYSRYGFENPIQACCGYGGPPLNYDSKVPCGQTVSLDGNLVTAKGCKDSTEFVNWDGIHYTEAANFHIASQILTGRYADPPFADKMPFLIKPKF; this is encoded by the exons ATGCCTCGACCCCCGCCTGCGGCTGCGACGGTGGCGCTCCTcttcgccgcggccgcgctctGCCTCAGCGGGGGCggccgcgcggcggaggcgtcgtCGGAGTTCAACTACCCGGCGGTGTTCAACTTCGGCGACTCCAACTCCGACACGGGGGGACGGGTGGCCGCGGGGTTCGAGTCCATCGCGCCTCCCTACGGCTCCACCTTCTTCGGCGCCCCCTCCGGCCGGTTCTGCGACGGCCGCCTCATCATCGACTTCCTCA TGGATGCGATGGATATGCCGTTCCtcaatgcatatttggatTCTGTTGGTGCACCTAACTTACGCGCGGGCGTTAATTTTGCTCAAGCTGGCTGTTCAATTACTCCAGCAACTGCAACATCCGTCAGtccattttcctttggtcttcAGATTAAGCAATTCCTTGCATTCAAGGACAAAGTTACTAAGCTTCTATCTAAAG GAGATAGGTACAGAAGATATATTCCTCAGGTGGATTACTTTTCACATGGACTTTACATGTTTGATGTAGGTCAAAATGACCTTGCTGGTGAATTCTACTGGAAATCAGAGGACCAAGTTGCCGCATCCATTCCAACTATTTTGTTAGAATTTGAAACTGGGCTCAAG AAATTATACGAGCAAGGTGCCAGGAAATTCTGGATTCACAACACAGGTCCTCTTGGCTGCTTACCTCAAAACGTAGCTTTTTTTGGCAAAGACCCATCCCAGCTGGATGAACTTCATTGTGTAGCAAAGCACAATCGTGTTGCAAAGCTTTTCAACTTACAGCTGCATGCACTTTGTACAAAGTTAAGAGGTGAACTCGCTGGGTCTAGCATCACTTATGTTGACATCTACACCATCAAGTACAGCCTGATCGCTAATTACTCTCGTTATG GGTTCGAGAATCCCATCCAAGCATGCTGTGGATATGGCGGACCACCCTTGAACTACGACAGTAAAGTACCTTGTGGACAGACAGTGTCTCTGGATGGTAATCTTGTAACGGCAAAAGGGTGCAAGGACAGCACAGAATTTGTCAACTGGGATGGAATACATTACACGGAAGCTGCAAATTTCCACATCGCATCGCAGATTCTTACAGGGAGATACGCTGACCCTCCATTTGCTGACAAGATGCCGTTCCTCATAAAACCGAAGTTCTAA